From the genome of Nicotiana tabacum cultivar K326 chromosome 2, ASM71507v2, whole genome shotgun sequence:
CCACAATAAAAATAGGAGATGTTATTGGAATTTTAGAGACTTTTTCTCCTCTGATTCTAAGCCTGCAGTGGTTAGAGGTGTGGCCATTTTTGCTACAATGAGTGCACGTAGAGCGATTTCTAGTTCTAGTTGGTAAATTATGAGGAGCAAGTTGATTTGATCTAACTGAGCTATGACTGGTGGATTTTCGCAATCCATTCAGTTGAAGTTCATTAACTTCATCTTGAAGCATATCTCTCTGAATTTCACAAACTTTAATTTCAGAGCCCagtctttattttctctttggaTTTTTCGAAGTTCATTTAGAACTTTCTCAATATTTTCAAGAGcaatatcaataaatttttgGAGTTCATGACAGTTAGGATATGTAGGAAGACGTACCTCAGTTGTTCCTTCGTCGGCCATGAGACCAAGCTCACTCGAGTCTTCATCGCTATCTTCTTTGATGGCCATGAAACACATGTTGGCGATTTCCTCATGATCAGATTCTTCTTCATCACTCCAAGCTCCAAAGGATTTCTTCTTTTGGAAATTCCTTCTTAGTTTCTTTTTCAGTTCAGGGCATTCGGCTTGAATATGTCCATGGTTTTCTCACTCGTAGCATCTTCCGTCATTTTCattattcatttttcattttttgaaatttgatttACCTCTTCtgctatttatgtttttccttaTCATGTTTGTTATAACTTTAGAGAGCATAGCTATAttcttatcttcttcttcttcttcttcttcttcttcttcttcttcttcttctcctcctcctccctcctccttcttcttcttcttcttcttcttcttcttcttcttcttcttcttcttcttcttcttcttcttcttcttcttcttcttcttcttcttcttcttcttcttcttcttcttcttcttcttcttcttcttcttcagctaCAATTGCTTTGAACATAActgtcttctttttttcttgttgGACTTGCATGTCTTAATGTGTTTTCTCAAACGCAATTAGATCATATCTGAGCTCATCATAGGATATTTTGTCAAGATCCTGACATTCCAAAGCAATAACTTTGGGTTGTCAAATTGTGGGGAGACTTCTCAGAATTTTGCTGACTTATTTTCCACTTCTGATTGGTCTACCAAAGGATTTCAAGTCTTCAAGGATTTTGCTGAACCTAGAGAACATTTCCTCCACTGATTCTCCATTCTTCATTTGAAACAATTCATAATCTCGAACCAGGAGATTAATCATTGTCTCTTTCACTTTGTTAGTTTCTTCATATGTGACTTCTAACTTATCCCACATGTCTTTTGCAATTTCACAGCTAGATATCTTTTCATATTCTTCTTCGCTTAAAGCATTGTACAATAATTTTTTTGCCTTCGTATTCACTTGGATAACAACCGCTTGTTCTTCAGTGTAATATTCTAAATCAAGAGGATCAAATGATACTATGATTTTACCGTTTTTATCCTTATATGGCGGAATTAGAAGATTTTCCTTTTTTGATCACACGCCAAACCTTAATGTCATATGCTATAGTATAGGTCTCCATGCGCACTTTCCAATGAGAGAAGTGCTGGCCATTGAAGTAAGGAGGTCGTACATGAGAAGTTCTTTCTTGAAATAGTTCTCCAATGACTGTGTTTGAGGCCATGATCTTTTGCTCACTTGCTGTTAAGCTATGTTTGTGAGTCCTGGCTTTGATACTAATTGAAAGTACAAGGGAGGGAGGGATGAATTGTAGCCGATTTGTAAAACTTAGTTGACTATGTAGGAAATTAGTCAACTAAACTTTACACAAGAATTAATTACAGCATAAATAAACAGAGCAAACAGAAAAGCTTCAGTAAGCATTTACAACAATGATGATTTTAATACGTTCACCACCAAcgatatacaacaacaatatttctTTCTAATGTTGACACAGCTATTGTTTTATTTTCTAACTCTTCCTATCTTTTACGACACTTGTAGACTCAAGAATACAGTATTTGTACTAAGAATTAGAAAGGTGTACAAACTGATGCGAAGTTGTGTGCCCTTCGATGCCCTACTACTTCTTCCTTTATAGCTTGATGAGTCTTTTAATTCCTTGTCTTCTGGGATCGCATAGCAACAATTATTGGAAGCCTTTCCTTATGAGTCATATATATCCAAGAGTAAGACCCAAGGGTAGCCTTATGAATCTAGCTTGAAAGGGTAACTAGATTCATCCTTAATCTTGACGAATTAGTTCCTCCATTTATCCTTGATTAGAGCTTCTGCAGATTGTTCTTGATTTGTTCTCTAGCCGTGATTAGCTCTCTTTCCTTTCTTGCGCGCTTGAGGTTCTTTAGCAAGTCTGATTGATTGATTTTCCTTCTTTGTTCTTTGATTGattgattctctttccatttGATGCAAAGGTGCAACATACATAGCCGTTGAGTTCCTCTAATTTCCCATATGATCTTTTTTCCTTTCATCAATGCCGTGTCTCTTTGAATCCTGCACACAATGAGATGTCATTAGTCAAGGCTTGTTTAGATTATTGAAcattattaaaattctaaacttaacaaaattaatattatttgttgTAATATCAGATGCGAGTATGGTAGTGATACTATGACTAAGAGATCACGAATTCAATTTTTATGTTAAGTGGTTCATGTCCAACAAGAAATGAAGTTGGATGGACCTTTTTTAAATCACTGTTTATATTTTGATCCCGTTAaggataattttgaaaaaataaatcgATAACACTGGTCATAATTCTAAAACACCAAGAATCCTGACGATCACCAAAATTTTAGTCACAATACGAAAAATTCTAATGATCAATTAGAAATTTGTAgccaattatacaaaaatatagtaaACATCAAAATTTTGTGACAATCATCGTGGCTTACAAAATTATGGCAACCATTAGAATTCTGACAAATCACCATAAGACTTGCCCAAGAATTTCTAACCAACATCCTTCAAAATTATGACAGAAAGTTATTTCTAGAAAGCTTTATTTTTTTACCGGGATCAAAATTTAAGTGGTAgcaccaaatgattcaaaattgTGTCATTCTTCCGGGGAAATGTCCAAATATCCATTCTAATGGCTGCTATTTAGGATTAGCTGATACTTATTTTGTCCGaaaaatttgaactaaaaatttttaatttcaaaatattcAGGATATTTTTGTCCTGAAAAATTGAACTGGAAAACTAAAGTTCAGGATACAttggctaattcctaaatagcagccCTTTAGAGTGGCTATCTGGTATCATTTCTGGCGATGTAACCAGTAATCACTTTTAAGCCTGCTGTTTAAAATATATCCACAATTTACAATGTACTTAAGGATTAACCAATTCACTCAAACTTTAGGACTAATTATCCTGAATTTTGAGCTACTAATTTGAAATTCAAGAATTAGTGTCCTTGATTTTTAAGTTGATCATTTGAAGTTCATGACTAAATGTCCTGAATTCTGAactgctaatttaaaattcagaacATAAGATTCGAATTTTTGGACATAATTTTCGAACTTTAGGACACAAtgtcctgaagtttgaactttgaggtTTAAACATTAGACACTGCATCTTGAAGTTTGAGCAAATTGTTCAATATACATTATAATCtatggatatattttaaataacataTTTAAAAGTGACTATATAGTGTCATTTCCACGTTTCTTCCTTCTTCGGGATTCTTCCCATGTCCAGTTCGAACATTGAAGGCCCAATTTCTTTTTTATTGTGATGGGCTTAATGAGTGAGTTTGGCCCATTTGGCAGCCTCTGTAAAATAACTAAAACGGCGAAGTCGAAACTGTCCTACGGTGCAAAAATGGCTGCTTCTTCTTCCAAAAAGCTGCTTCTACTTCGAAAACCGCTTTGCAGAGCTCTCAAACCTAATTTCTCCCCTTCTCCCTCTTCTTCAATAATACAAAGatcatttctttcttcttcttcttcttctactcaTAATAAATATCTTCTAGAACCTTCGGTTACTATTTCCAAATCGTTTCTCTCAGAACTTTCTAGAAGCTATTGCTCGCGTTCGTCTCCTCTTCCAGATGCTTCTCAAGGTCCTGCCGCTATCGATTACCGGTATGTTTGCTATATGTGTAACAATTTTAGTTCCAGTTACTTGCTTCCAACCTCCATGTTTGGgatttttttgttcatttttttgaGTGATTATAGAATTTTCTTGAATAAAGATTGAGTATTTATAAGCAGAATTTCTTAATTTCCAATTTGTTTGAAACTAGTTTGATCTTAATGCCTTTTGTTGCAAAAATTGGACTACCGTAGGATGTTACTCTCCGTTCCAGTTTACGTGAACCTTTCCGGAGCACCGAGGGTCAACTGTACTAATTTTCGGTGTGAACTCGGacattgaatttttaaaaaatttcaaaataaaatttaaatagttAGAAACTACATAAATAGTAGTACTATATAAGTGCAATAGTTAataattcaatttttttaaaaagtatttgcAAATAACATGGTCCAAGAAAACTTTGTTTGACTCCTCAAATAGTaataggttcacataaaatgAAACTGGAGTGAGTACTAtacttgaaaattttgaaataatcAATGTCTAAACATTGTTTGAAATAAGTGCTATTTAAAAAAGTTtggatttttgtaaaagaaaaaagactTAAGTGGCATAAGTTGTGTAAATCACTTTTTTCATATTCGTTAAAACAACTTCATTGAGGAAAACATTTcccgtcataccaaacacacaAGTTCTTTTTGATTTCCCTCCCTCTGCTCCTTCGCCTAATGGCTAATCATCACTATAATGGGTGCAAAAGCATAAATGTTTAAAGATGgaatttttcttattttgattAAGCAGCTTAATGTTCTCATTTTATACCTTATCTCAGAGAGTCTTTGACTTTTAGGGAAAATGTGATTGTCTGTCTATGTAATTGAGGAGAGAATGCCTCTGCAGGTTAATATACTGATTTGTGGAAGCTGTGGTCCAGTGCTAGAAGTGACTGTGGTAGTAGATGAGTCTTAATGTTGATTTAATCTTGTGTCTGATAACGAATAGCTATTTTGGGTTTGTTTCTACTGATTATGCATTGCATGGTTGATGTTCAATTGTTGATGTGGGGTAAAGTTAAGGTGGATGTAAAATCATAAGTCTTATACAAAAAGTAGAAGAAAGAAGTCAGGAGAAGCTTCTAATAGCTGCACATAAATATGAAACTGTTTTACCTGGCTCTTATAGATCTTATACGGAGGAATACTAAATTGTCCGGAAAGCTAATACTGAATTATTGGAAAAGTAAGAAAAGCATGACAGATGAAAAGTAAATTGGGAAATATTGAAATTTGATGGTACATCTTTTTTCTAGGTGTTAGAGGGAAGAGTATTATTAAAACATTTGCACTATGGATTGTCGTCCAATGGATTCACAACTTATTGCTAAAGCTCCCATCTTGCTGCATATCAATTAGTCCCACATAATCAGTGCTTGGCACTTAGATTTGTGTCTTATGTACAGTACTGTTGATTCCCCCCCGAGCCCCGGCGCGCCTCTGTGTGTGCGCGCCTGTGTCTCTATTAAATCTACAGAGGAGGTTGTCTCCTCTATGTCATTCTTAGAATGTCCTTCCTTAGTTGGAACTTTATTGATGTAGAGGAAAATGTGTTTGTATCTAACATCTAAATTTATAAATCTACAGTTCTCTGCTGCAGGAAGATGAGTATCACAGACTGGCTAATGCTACTATCCATGACTTGCTAGAGAAGTTGGAGGTATCCTGATGTATTTTGATATACTTAGTTCAAGTGttttcttatttgtatttatattttaGTTAGGCTTCCCTGTATATGTACCTTTATCTTAATGGTTGCACTTTGATATTCATGTGATTGCTGATGTTTATTTAGTCAATCTTATTGTTGAGTTTGTTTGTCATTATGGATGCTTAACTTATAGGACAAGAGTGATATTTGTGGATTGTAGGCACTACATTTGAAAGTTTTAATCGGTGAATTAGGCCATCAGCTGGCATTCTGAAACTTCTAAGTGCAAATTTATGTTTAAGAGGGTCTTAAGGGAACATTTCTGATTTGGGGCCTGGGCCAGCATCTTAAACCTACATTTGTGTTTCCTGGTTATCTGTAAATTTTGTCTCAAATTTGGTTTTGATACATTTTAGATCGTTATGTACGTCatatcttctttttttgtttttaaaagttttGATAGTATCAGGAACATCTCTTAAATCTAATGCATTTTAAGTATGGGCCTCCACAAAACTTAAAAGTATGATGAACTTTTTAACTATCAGGGTGAGGCCAGAAGTTTCATCTTGGGGGGCCGCAAAAAAAGGTAACAATTTTTTTTGAGAATGGTAACAGTAAATACAAAAAGGTTACAATTGGTTTACTATAAACTAGCACCAACTTCAAAAATAATATCAGTAATTTGTGCTGATATCACAACCGGAAATTAAAAACTTTAGATTGGATTCCTCTTTACCTTCAGTATCAAAAAGATACCACAGAGAGCTTATCTCTTGTGCATGGACTATTTATCAATACCAATGCCTAAATTGACTTTTAGAGGCCTAAACAAAGAAAAGTTGCAGTTAAATTTTGAAAGGTGTTTCTAACATCGAAATCCATCTTTGTTAAGTTGACGAAGTGAACTCAGCCTTCGAGTGTAAATGAGATTGAACTCCACTAATATCAGAATTCCCTATGTATGTCATTTGGATTGTGTTTCCCAAGTGGCTGGTTGAAGATGCTTATTTTTTCTTCGGGGAGTTGAGGAGCACGTTACTCCAAACATGGGGTTATTCATCCGTGGAGAGACTATGGCCTCATTCAGCCCCACTTCTGTCCGTCTCTTGTTAAAATTGTTCATCAATCTCCTAATGTCAAAATTGAGTTGGGTCATATTGTACGTATTGTATGTATGATAGCATTCTGCATTATTTGGTCATTTGTTAAAAGTTATCTCTTGTTCTACTTGCAGGAATATGGAGACTCAGTTGATATTGATGGTTTCGATGTGGATTATGGGGTGAGAAGgataaaattcattaaaatgtATTTCTTTCGATTTCCTGTATTTGTCCTGATGTTTTACATTTTGTTCTCAGAATGAGGTATTAACGCTGAAGCTTGGGGGCTTGGGA
Proteins encoded in this window:
- the LOC107759791 gene encoding uncharacterized protein LOC107759791 isoform X3, producing the protein MAASSSKKLLLLRKPLCRALKPNFSPSPSSSIIQRSFLSSSSSSTHNKYLLEPSVTISKSFLSELSRSYCSRSSPLPDASQGPAAIDYRSLLQEDEYHRLANATIHDLLEKLEEYGDSVDIDGFDVDYGNEVLTLKLGGLGTYVINKQAPNRQIWMSLPVRKKNL
- the LOC107759791 gene encoding frataxin, mitochondrial-like isoform X2 is translated as MAASSSKKLLLLRKPLCRALKPNFSPSPSSSIIQRSFLSSSSSSTHNKYLLEPSVTISKSFLSELSRSYCSRSSPLPDASQGPAAIDYRSLLQEDEYHRLANATIHDLLEKLEEYGDSVDIDGFDVDYGNEVLTLKLGGLGTYVINKQAPNRQIWMSLPVSGPSRFDWDQNSQGWIYRRTKANLRTVLEDELEKLCGSAINLS
- the LOC107759791 gene encoding uncharacterized protein LOC107759791 isoform X1, which codes for MAASSSKKLLLLRKPLCRALKPNFSPSPSSSIIQRSFLSSSSSSTHNKYLLEPSVTISKSFLSELSRSYCSRSSPLPDASQGPAAIDYRSLLQEDEYHRLANATIHDLLEKLEEYGDSVDIDGFDVDYGNEVLTLKLGGLGTYVINKQAPNRQIWMSLPVSPQISIPCATSINSPFVNLETRLVHHVQYSITLQHAQEKESVMQSQH